The following coding sequences lie in one Chionomys nivalis chromosome 8, mChiNiv1.1, whole genome shotgun sequence genomic window:
- the LOC130880603 gene encoding glycine N-acyltransferase-like protein Keg1 — MFYLQGSQMLQVLENSLRKHLPETLKVYGTVFHMNKGNPFKLKALVDKWPDFNTVVIRPREEDMEDDLDHYTNTYLIYSKDPENCQKFLSSSEVINWKQHLQIQSSQSSLDKVIETLGAINLGKVKHTQGSLFMILETAKKLAPSLVDGNKFVRSSDMSKPINQELFKLSSLDVTHAALVNSIWHYGGNEKSQKFIERCIHTFPNSCIMGPEGIPVSWGLMDHTGEMRMAGTLPQYRNQGLVYHVAFHQIQTLNDLDFPMYAHVDKANFTMQRVAARLAHVPMPCTWNQWNYEPL, encoded by the exons ATGTTTTACTTACAAGGTTCTCAGATGCTCCAGGTTTTGGAGAACTCCCTGAGGAAGCACCTGCCTGAGACCTTAAAG GTTTATGGGACTGTCTTCCACATGAATAAGGGAAACCCATTCAAGCTCAAGGCTCTGGTGGACAAGTGGCCTGATTTTAATACTGTTGTTATTCGACCCCGGGAGGA GGACATGGAAGATGACCTGGACCACTACACCAACACTTACCTAATCTACTCTAAGGATCCCGAGAATTGTCAGAAGTTCCTCAGCTCATCAGAAGTCATTAACTGGAAACAACATCTACAAATTCAAA GTTCACAGTCAAGCCTGGACAAAGTGATAGAAACTCTTGGAGCCATTAATTTGGGCAAGGTCAAGCATACACAGGGCTCTCTCTTTATGATACTTGAAACAGCAAAGAAACTGGCTCCTTCCTTGGTGGATGGGAATAAGTTTGTACGCAGCAGTGACATGTCCAAGCCCAT TAATCAAGAGTTGTTCAAACTCAGCTCCCTGGATGTTACACATGCTGCATTGGTGAATAGCATCTGGCATTATGGTGGCAATGAGAAAAGTCAGAAGTTCATTGAGCGCTGTATCCACACCTTCCCCAACTCCTGTATTATGGGGCCTGAGGGGATTCCCGTGTCCTGGGGCCTGATGGACCACACTGGAGAAATGAGAATGGCAGGCACCTTGCCTCAGTACCGGAACCAGGGTCTCGTTTACCATGTTGCCTTCCACCAGATTCAGACTCTAAATGATCTTGACTTCcctatgtatgcacatgtggatAAAGCTAACTTCACCATGCAGAGAGTGGCTGCCAGGCTGGCTCATGTCCCCATGCCCTGTACTTGGAACCAGTGGAATTATGAGCCTCTATGA